From Strigops habroptila isolate Jane chromosome 1, bStrHab1.2.pri, whole genome shotgun sequence, a single genomic window includes:
- the KIF9 gene encoding kinesin-like protein KIF9 isoform X4, with protein MDLVRKRIHAFVRVKPTADFAQDMIKFGPDNKSIEICLKKDAKKEAMNSRQTNWSFRMDGVLHNTSQEQVYETVAKKLVSEAVIGYNGLQSNCTIH; from the exons ATGGATCTAGTAAGAAAGAGAATCCATGCATTCGTGCGAGTCAAGCCAACAGCTGATTTTGCTCAAGATATGATCAAGTTTGGGCCAGACAACAAG AGCATAGAGATATGCCTCAAAAAAGATGCCAAGAAAGAAGCTATGAATAGCAGGCAGACCAACTGGTCCTTTAGGATGGATGGCGTCCTTCACAACACCTCCCAGGAACAGGTTTATGAGACAGTGGCAAAGAAATTGGTGTCCGAAGCTGTAATTGGCTATAATG GTCTTCAAAGCAACTGCACAATCCATTGA